One window of the Rosa rugosa chromosome 3, drRosRugo1.1, whole genome shotgun sequence genome contains the following:
- the LOC133737510 gene encoding protein ALP1-like: MRMLAYGITADFCDDYLDIAKSTAIEIFEHFTKAIWNVYHETYLRRPTPADLRRLLDKAAERGFPGMIGSLDCMHWQWKNCPTGWTGQYTGYKGKPTIILEAVASYDTWIWHAFFGLPGSLNDINVLGCSPLFNDVCTGETPEVNYQVHNRHYRQCYYLVDGIYPKWGSFVQAIRNSRSPQTQHFTRMQEAYRKDVERAFGILQARWAIIRGPARGWSKENLQYIMMTCIILHDMIVEDEHDEDAAQPFDPDDIPTTKESRDI; encoded by the coding sequence ATGAGAATGCTCGCGTATGGCATCACAGCTGATTTCTGCGATGATTACCTAGATATTGCGAAGTCCACTGCCATTGAGATTTTTGAGCACTTCACAAAAGCAATCTGGAATGTGTACCATGAGACTTACCTCCGCCGACCAACACCGGCAGATTTGCGACGGCTGCTTGACAAGGCTGCAGAACGGGGATTCCCGGGGATGATCGGTAGCCTTGATTGTATGCATTGGCAATGGAAAAATTGTCCCACCGGATGGACAGGGCAGTATACTGGCTACAAGGGGAAGCCCACAATCATCTTAGAGGCGGTGGCCTCCTATGATACTTGGATTTGGCATGCCTTCTTCGGACTTCCAGGTTCCCTGAATGATATTAACGTCCTTGGATGTTCACCGTTGTTCAATGACGTATGCACCGGTGAAACCCCTGAAGTGAACTACCAGGTACATAATAGACATTATCGTCAATGTTATTACCTAGTTGATGGCATATACCCTAAGTGGGGGTCCTTTGTACAAGCAATCCGAAACTCGAGGTCGCCGCAGACACAACATTTCACAAGGATGCAGGAAGCATACAGAAAAGATGTGGAGAGAGCATTTGGTATTCTCCAAGCTCGTTGGGCAATCATAAGAGGACCAGCTCGTGGGTGGAGTAAGGAGAACCTTCAATACATCATGATGACGTGCATTATCTTGCACGATATGATTGTTGAAGATGAGCATGATGAAGATGCAGCGCAGCCATTTGATCCGGATGATATCCCAACCACCAAGGAAAGCAGAGATATATAA
- the LOC133737511 gene encoding glutathione S-transferase T3-like, whose amino-acid sequence MAPRGDSWRHNEEVILCQAWITVGGDGCVGKDQKSDLLWSRVADEYNAHKPAGCMERTHSSCHSRWKRISPACMKWRQALNKVEHFQRRSGENMEDELMNVKSTYYDSEGCDFVFEHCWQYLKNTEKFGKTPSMENTHFSSNHVNLDSDEPSTTEDELPSSRKARPQGQKAQKLAKKKSNKQDADGLRVQMQKCYEQTEREYQQRQRQFEEGQLIEQRAEDARTMQVDPSIFTPRKRSYWERKQQQIIDKETSSSSIPEQSQYPTPPEGDNTGLTTYDPLGETSWM is encoded by the exons ATGGCTCCAAGAGGGGATTCTTGGAGGCACAATGAAGAAGTTATTCTTTGCCAAGCTTGGATCACCGTTGGGGGTGATGGTTGCGTCGGAAAAGATCAAAAGTCGGATTTATTGTGGAGTCGTGTGGCGGACGAGTACAATGCTCACAAACCGGCCGGTTGCATGGAGAGAACACATTCTAGTTGCCACTCTCGTTGGAAGAGAATAAGTCCGGCATGTATGAAGTGGCGCCAAGCTCTTAACAAGGTCGAACACTTTCAACGAAGAAGCGGCGAAAATATGGAGGACGAG CTCATGAATGTTAAATCAACGTACTACGACTCGGAAGGTTGCGATTTTGTGTTTGAGCATTGTTGGCAATACTTGAAAAATACGGAAAAGTTTGGGAAAACACCATCAATGGAAAACACCCACTTTAGTTCTAATCATGTCAACTTGGATAGCGATGAACCATCCACTACTGAGGATGAGCTTCCCTCATCAAGAAAGGCACGTCCTCAAGGACAGAAAGCTCAGAAGCTAGCTAAGAAAAAAAGCAATAAGCAGGATGCGGATGGCCTACGAGTTCAAATGCAGAAATGTTATGAACAAACCGAACGCGAGTACCAACAAAGGCAAAGACAGTTTGAGGAAGGTCAACTAATTGAGCAACGCGCTGAGGATGCTCGCACGATGCAAGTGGATCCATCAATTTTCACCCCAAGAAAGAGGAGTTATTGGGAGAGGAAGCAACAACAAATAATTGATAAGGAGACATCTTCTTCAAGCATCCCGGAACAATCTCAATATCCTACACCCCCTGAAGGAGACAACACTGGATTGACCACTTATGATCCACTTGGCGAGACATCTTGGATGTAA